A window from Zonotrichia albicollis isolate bZonAlb1 chromosome 8, bZonAlb1.hap1, whole genome shotgun sequence encodes these proteins:
- the DEPDC1 gene encoding DEP domain-containing protein 1A isoform X2: MAVPGPGPGPGPYRATRLWNEVTRCFRAGMPVRRHRQRLRSHGSCFTAAEAADWLHQVLRSNSSFGPDVTRQQTVQLLRKFLKNHVIEDIKGRWGAENLEDNGALYRFPPTSPVKPLPSPPRENLENFSGDKGKLFKLPSSSKRGLKKQELLQSVENLARPKADVAEEKKEGTQQRREITQEYVQETWRNIIQIHLQSILGLPSLEEVLQPAQIVPEFVMYNMSNTSKHGVVVLQDKAEDLPHWVLSAMKCLAYWPRNKDMSQDTYSGFERDVFRTVADYFLSLPEPLLTFEYYELFVNILVLCGYIQIPDLGSGNRSVQEEKCDPQPSKPPPLNSFKSTECLLLSLLLKESDKKEEGEASRRFSSEELRAQKQHGKKWQQHKLPRQQGSAGSLIGGSCQNLAGPRNAQEPPGAFRTRCYSLERIGCDKGGRAPLRAGVSASSSSAELLQEHGGSSVLQPGWGSSGTEPGPCPWAGDSQGPALSLQGRRSCRSCSAINRPSAEITVRPRGTGGSPAAISVPRRLCRSSTELAARSGPPSPRVLPAANLLQPHLERVAVEALQICCLLLPPPRRRKLQLLLRMMHRISGNVDMPRLHDAMGTRSLLIQTFSRCVLRCAQEEDLDELLSTRLLAFLMDHQQEILQVPAYLQAAVQDHLEYARKAQCKQEKEEICAILPTYSYCKQITPQEFEEQKVSTSQAAVAELLENIIKDKNLSVKEKKKKLKQFQKEYPHIYGSRFPRTESEAQLLENKPTLKQPMLSLRKPKFRSLRY, from the exons ATGGCCGTGCCGGGGCCGGGACCCGGACCGGGGCCGTACCGCGCCACGAGGCTG TGGAACGAGGTGACGCGCTGCTTCCGGGCCGGCATGCCCGTGCGGCGGCACCGGCAGCGGCTCCGCTCGCACGGCAGCTGCTTCACGGCGGCCGAGGCCGCGGACTGGCTGCACCAGGTGCTCCGCAGCAACAGCAGCTTCGGGCCCGACGTCACCCGGCAGCAGACGGTGCAGCTCCTGCGGAAATTCCTCAAAAACCACGTCATCGAGGACATCAAGGGCCGCTGGGGCGCCGAGAACCTGGAGGACAACGGGGCCCTGTACAG ATTCCCTCCAACCTCTCCAGTCAAACCTCTACCAAGCCCACCAAGGGAGAACTTGGAAAACTTCTCTGGAGACAAAGGAAAACTTTTTAAACTGCCCAGCTCATCCAAAAGGGGTTTGAAGAAACAGGAGTTGCTGCAGTCTGTG GAAAACTTAGCAAGACCAAAAGCTGATGtagcagaagaaaagaaggaaggcACACAGCAAAGGAGGGAAATAACACAGGAATATGTGCAAGAAACATGGAGAAATATCATCCAGATACA TCTGCAGAGCATTTTGGGACTGCCCTCGCTGGAGGAGGTTCTGCAGCCAGCCCAGATCGTCCCTGAGTTTGTCATGTACAACATGAGCAACACCAGCAAACACGGCGTGGTCGTCCTGCAGGACAAAGCAG AAGACCTCCCTCACTGGGTGCTGTCAGCCATGAAGTGCTTGGCCTACT GGCCCAGGAACAAGGACATGAGCCAGGACACCTACAGTGGCTTTGAGCGGGATGTGTTCAGAACAGTTGCTGATTATTTTCTCAGTCTTCCTGAGCCATTGCTTACTTTTGAATACTATGAGCTCTTTGTTAATATCTTAG TTTTGTGTGGCTACATCCAAATTCCTGATCTGGGCAGTGGAAATCGTTCTGTCCAAGAGGAGAAATGTGACCCTCAGCCTTCAAAACCTCCTCCCTTGAACTCTTTCAAGTCCACTGAGTGTCTTCTCCTAAGCCTGCTCCTCAAAGAGTCTGAcaagaaggaggaaggagaagctTCCAGGAGGTTTTCCTCAGAGGAGCTGAGAGCCCAAAAGCAGCACGGGAAGAAATGGCAGCAGCACAAACTGCCACGGCAGCAAGGGAGTGCTGGGAGCCTGATAGGAGGGAGCTGCCAGAATCTTGCAGGACCCAGGAACGCCCAGGAGCCACCTGGAGCGTTTAGGACAAGGTGTTACTCCTTGGAGAGAATTGGATGTGATAAAGGAGGACGTGCCCCCCTCAGGGCAGGGGTGAGCGCCAGCTCgagcagtgcagagctgctgcaggagcacggAGGGAGCTCGGTGCTgcagccgggctggggcagctcagggacagagcCTGGCCCGTGTCCCTGGGCCGGGGACAGCCAGGGGCCGGCGCTGagcctgcagggcaggaggagctgccggAGCTGCAGCGCCATCAACAGGCCCAGCGCCGAGATCACGGTGCGGCCCCGGGGCACCGGCGGCTCCCCCGCGGCCATCAGCGTCCCGAGGAGGCTCTGCCGGAGCAGCACCGAGCTGGCAGCACGCTCGGGGCCCCCCTCCCCTCGGGTGCTGCCTGCTGCAA acctgctgcagcctcacctggaGAGGGTTGCAGTGGAGGCCCTGCAGatctgctgcctgctgctgcccccgcCGAGGCgcaggaagctgcagctgctgctcaggatgATGCACAGGATCAGCGGCAACGTCGACATGCCACGGCTGCACGATGCCATGGGCACCAGGTCCCTG CTGATCCAGACGTTCTCGCGCTGTGTCCTGCGCTGTGCCCAGGAGGAGGACCTGGATGAGCTGCTCTCCACACGCCTGCTGGCCTTCCTGATGGACCACCAGCAGGAGATCCTGCAGGTGCCAGCTTacctgcaggctgctgtgcaggatCACCTCGAGTACGCCAGGAAGGCTCAG tgcaaacaggaaaaagaagaaatttgtgCCATCTTGCCAACGTATTCCTACTGCAAACAAATCACTCCTCAGGAGTTTGAAGAACAAAAGGTCTCCACCTCCCAGGCTGCAGTGGCAGAGCTCCTGGAGAACATCATCAAGGATAAAAACCTCTCtgtgaaggagaaaaagaaaaagttgaaACAG ttcCAGAAGGAATATCCCCACATCTACGGGAGCAGGTTCCCGAGGACGGAGTCGGAAGCGCAGCTCCTGGAGAACAAACCCACCCTCAagcagcccatgctgagccTCAGGAAACCCAAATTCCGCAGCCTCAGGTACTGA
- the DEPDC1 gene encoding DEP domain-containing protein 1A isoform X1: MWVPWHPPAVCRDIGCAGTPCRTICGCCGAPLLSVALWVPWHPPALCRDIGCARTPLPSPHGGAWRPPPPSPLSHKVDAPLSRHAAVGGGCKWRCRSVSPQWNEVTRCFRAGMPVRRHRQRLRSHGSCFTAAEAADWLHQVLRSNSSFGPDVTRQQTVQLLRKFLKNHVIEDIKGRWGAENLEDNGALYRFPPTSPVKPLPSPPRENLENFSGDKGKLFKLPSSSKRGLKKQELLQSVENLARPKADVAEEKKEGTQQRREITQEYVQETWRNIIQIHLQSILGLPSLEEVLQPAQIVPEFVMYNMSNTSKHGVVVLQDKAEDLPHWVLSAMKCLAYWPRNKDMSQDTYSGFERDVFRTVADYFLSLPEPLLTFEYYELFVNILVLCGYIQIPDLGSGNRSVQEEKCDPQPSKPPPLNSFKSTECLLLSLLLKESDKKEEGEASRRFSSEELRAQKQHGKKWQQHKLPRQQGSAGSLIGGSCQNLAGPRNAQEPPGAFRTRCYSLERIGCDKGGRAPLRAGVSASSSSAELLQEHGGSSVLQPGWGSSGTEPGPCPWAGDSQGPALSLQGRRSCRSCSAINRPSAEITVRPRGTGGSPAAISVPRRLCRSSTELAARSGPPSPRVLPAANLLQPHLERVAVEALQICCLLLPPPRRRKLQLLLRMMHRISGNVDMPRLHDAMGTRSLLIQTFSRCVLRCAQEEDLDELLSTRLLAFLMDHQQEILQVPAYLQAAVQDHLEYARKAQCKQEKEEICAILPTYSYCKQITPQEFEEQKVSTSQAAVAELLENIIKDKNLSVKEKKKKLKQFQKEYPHIYGSRFPRTESEAQLLENKPTLKQPMLSLRKPKFRSLRY, encoded by the exons ATGTGGGTGCCCTGGCACCCCCCTGCGGTTTGTCGCGACATTGGGTGCGCAGGGACACCCTGTAGGACGATATGTGGGTGCTGTGGCGCCCCTCTGCTCTCTGTCGCGCTGTGGGTGCCCTGGCATCCCCCTGCCCTCTGTCGCGATATTGGGTGCGCACGGACACCCCTACCCTCGCCACATGGGGGTGCCTGGAgacctcccccgcccagccctCTGTCACATAAAGTTGACGCCCCGCTGTCGCGACATGCCGCGGTCGGCGGGGGCTGCAAGTGGCGGTGCCGCTCGGTGTCCCCGCAGTGGAACGAGGTGACGCGCTGCTTCCGGGCCGGCATGCCCGTGCGGCGGCACCGGCAGCGGCTCCGCTCGCACGGCAGCTGCTTCACGGCGGCCGAGGCCGCGGACTGGCTGCACCAGGTGCTCCGCAGCAACAGCAGCTTCGGGCCCGACGTCACCCGGCAGCAGACGGTGCAGCTCCTGCGGAAATTCCTCAAAAACCACGTCATCGAGGACATCAAGGGCCGCTGGGGCGCCGAGAACCTGGAGGACAACGGGGCCCTGTACAG ATTCCCTCCAACCTCTCCAGTCAAACCTCTACCAAGCCCACCAAGGGAGAACTTGGAAAACTTCTCTGGAGACAAAGGAAAACTTTTTAAACTGCCCAGCTCATCCAAAAGGGGTTTGAAGAAACAGGAGTTGCTGCAGTCTGTG GAAAACTTAGCAAGACCAAAAGCTGATGtagcagaagaaaagaaggaaggcACACAGCAAAGGAGGGAAATAACACAGGAATATGTGCAAGAAACATGGAGAAATATCATCCAGATACA TCTGCAGAGCATTTTGGGACTGCCCTCGCTGGAGGAGGTTCTGCAGCCAGCCCAGATCGTCCCTGAGTTTGTCATGTACAACATGAGCAACACCAGCAAACACGGCGTGGTCGTCCTGCAGGACAAAGCAG AAGACCTCCCTCACTGGGTGCTGTCAGCCATGAAGTGCTTGGCCTACT GGCCCAGGAACAAGGACATGAGCCAGGACACCTACAGTGGCTTTGAGCGGGATGTGTTCAGAACAGTTGCTGATTATTTTCTCAGTCTTCCTGAGCCATTGCTTACTTTTGAATACTATGAGCTCTTTGTTAATATCTTAG TTTTGTGTGGCTACATCCAAATTCCTGATCTGGGCAGTGGAAATCGTTCTGTCCAAGAGGAGAAATGTGACCCTCAGCCTTCAAAACCTCCTCCCTTGAACTCTTTCAAGTCCACTGAGTGTCTTCTCCTAAGCCTGCTCCTCAAAGAGTCTGAcaagaaggaggaaggagaagctTCCAGGAGGTTTTCCTCAGAGGAGCTGAGAGCCCAAAAGCAGCACGGGAAGAAATGGCAGCAGCACAAACTGCCACGGCAGCAAGGGAGTGCTGGGAGCCTGATAGGAGGGAGCTGCCAGAATCTTGCAGGACCCAGGAACGCCCAGGAGCCACCTGGAGCGTTTAGGACAAGGTGTTACTCCTTGGAGAGAATTGGATGTGATAAAGGAGGACGTGCCCCCCTCAGGGCAGGGGTGAGCGCCAGCTCgagcagtgcagagctgctgcaggagcacggAGGGAGCTCGGTGCTgcagccgggctggggcagctcagggacagagcCTGGCCCGTGTCCCTGGGCCGGGGACAGCCAGGGGCCGGCGCTGagcctgcagggcaggaggagctgccggAGCTGCAGCGCCATCAACAGGCCCAGCGCCGAGATCACGGTGCGGCCCCGGGGCACCGGCGGCTCCCCCGCGGCCATCAGCGTCCCGAGGAGGCTCTGCCGGAGCAGCACCGAGCTGGCAGCACGCTCGGGGCCCCCCTCCCCTCGGGTGCTGCCTGCTGCAA acctgctgcagcctcacctggaGAGGGTTGCAGTGGAGGCCCTGCAGatctgctgcctgctgctgcccccgcCGAGGCgcaggaagctgcagctgctgctcaggatgATGCACAGGATCAGCGGCAACGTCGACATGCCACGGCTGCACGATGCCATGGGCACCAGGTCCCTG CTGATCCAGACGTTCTCGCGCTGTGTCCTGCGCTGTGCCCAGGAGGAGGACCTGGATGAGCTGCTCTCCACACGCCTGCTGGCCTTCCTGATGGACCACCAGCAGGAGATCCTGCAGGTGCCAGCTTacctgcaggctgctgtgcaggatCACCTCGAGTACGCCAGGAAGGCTCAG tgcaaacaggaaaaagaagaaatttgtgCCATCTTGCCAACGTATTCCTACTGCAAACAAATCACTCCTCAGGAGTTTGAAGAACAAAAGGTCTCCACCTCCCAGGCTGCAGTGGCAGAGCTCCTGGAGAACATCATCAAGGATAAAAACCTCTCtgtgaaggagaaaaagaaaaagttgaaACAG ttcCAGAAGGAATATCCCCACATCTACGGGAGCAGGTTCCCGAGGACGGAGTCGGAAGCGCAGCTCCTGGAGAACAAACCCACCCTCAagcagcccatgctgagccTCAGGAAACCCAAATTCCGCAGCCTCAGGTACTGA
- the LOC141729808 gene encoding cystathionine gamma-lyase-like, whose amino-acid sequence MAGKGTEGFLPPFKHFATHAIHAGQEPEQWRSGAMVPPISLSTTFKQRAPGDHAGYDYIRSGNPTRDCLEKAVAALDGAKYSLAYSSGLAALLNICHLLKSGDSVICMDDVYGGTNRYFQEVASENNLKVTFVDCTKPKCLEAAITPETKLVWLESPTNPTLKVIDIQACAEVAHRHPGVLVAVDNSFMSPYFQRPLALGADICMSSATKYMNGHSDVLMGLVSVNREDLYKRLKVLQYSLGAVPSPFDCFLCNRGLKTLHIRMKLHFHNGLAVAKFLESHPRVEKVIYPGLPSHPQYEVMKKQCAGCPGMVTFYIKGKKENASAFLMNLKVFSLAESLGGFESLAEHPAIMTHSSVPEAERKTLGISDTLIRLSVGLEDEEDLLADLDQALKAAFA is encoded by the exons ATGGCAGGCAAGGGGACGGAGGGGTTCTTGCCGCCCTTCAAGCACTTCGCCACCCATGCCATCCATGCCGGCCAGGAGCCCGAGCAATGGCGCTCCGGGGCCATGGTGCCGCCCATCTCGCTCTCCACCACCTTCAAGCAGCGGGCTCCCGGCGACCACGCG GGTTATGACTACATCCGGTCTGGGAACCCCACTCGGGATTGCCTGGAAAAGGCTGTGGCCGCCCTCGATGGAGCCAAATACA GCTTGGCTTATTCCTCTGGCTTAGCAGCTCTTTTGAACATCTGTCACCTGCTGAAGTCAGGGGACTCAGTTATCTGCATGGATGATGTCTATGGAG gcACAAACAGATACTTCCAGGAAGTAGCctcagaaaataatttgaaagtaACTTTTGTTGACTGCACAAAGCCAAAATGCCTGGAAGCTGCAATTACACCAGAGACCAAG CTGGTTTGGCTGGAGAGCCCCACGAACCCCACGCTGAAGGTGATCGACATCCAAGCCTGCGCAGAGGTGGCGCACAGGCACCCGGGGGTGCTGGTGGCCGTGGACAACAGCTTCATGTCTCCATATTTCCAG cGTCCTTTGGCCCTGGGGGCTGATATTTGTATGTCTTCTGCAACCAAATACATGAATG GGCACAGTGATGTCCTCATGGGCCTGGTCTCTGTAAACAGGGAAGATCTCTATAAGAGGCTGAAAGTCCTGCAGTACT ccctgggagctgtccCCTCTCCCTTTGACTGCTTCCTCTGCAACCGTGGGCTCAAGACTCTGCACatcaggatgaagctgcacTTCCACAACGGCCTGGCTGTGGCCAAGTTCCTggaatcccatcccagggtgGAGAAGGTCATTTACCCAG GGCTGCCTTCCCACCCTCAGTATGAGGTGATGAAGAAGCAGTGTGCAGGCTGTCCTGGGATGGTCACCTTCTAcatcaaagggaaaaaagaaaatgcctCTGCCTTTCTCATGAACTTGAAG GTGTTTAGCTTGGCTGAGAGTCTGGGCGGCTTCGAGAGCCTGGCCGAGCATCC GGCCATCATGACCCACTCCTCAGTGCCTGAGGCGGAAAGGAAAACTCTGGGAATCAGTGACACCTTGATCCGCCTGTCGGTGGGgctggaggatgaggaggatctGCTGGCAGACCTGGACCAGGCCCTGAAGGCTGCG TTTGCATAA
- the DEPDC1 gene encoding DEP domain-containing protein 1A isoform X3 — protein MAVPGPGPGPGPYRATRLWNEVTRCFRAGMPVRRHRQRLRSHGSCFTAAEAADWLHQVLRSNSSFGPDVTRQQTVQLLRKFLKNHVIEDIKGRWGAENLEDNGALYRFPPTSPVKPLPSPPRENLENFSGDKGKLFKLPSSSKRGLKKQELLQSVENLARPKADVAEEKKEGTQQRREITQEYVQETWRNIIQIHLQSILGLPSLEEVLQPAQIVPEFVMYNMSNTSKHGVVVLQDKAEDLPHWVLSAMKCLAYWPRNKDMSQDTYSGFERDVFRTVADYFLSLPEPLLTFEYYELFVNILDLLQPHLERVAVEALQICCLLLPPPRRRKLQLLLRMMHRISGNVDMPRLHDAMGTRSLLIQTFSRCVLRCAQEEDLDELLSTRLLAFLMDHQQEILQVPAYLQAAVQDHLEYARKAQCKQEKEEICAILPTYSYCKQITPQEFEEQKVSTSQAAVAELLENIIKDKNLSVKEKKKKLKQFQKEYPHIYGSRFPRTESEAQLLENKPTLKQPMLSLRKPKFRSLRY, from the exons ATGGCCGTGCCGGGGCCGGGACCCGGACCGGGGCCGTACCGCGCCACGAGGCTG TGGAACGAGGTGACGCGCTGCTTCCGGGCCGGCATGCCCGTGCGGCGGCACCGGCAGCGGCTCCGCTCGCACGGCAGCTGCTTCACGGCGGCCGAGGCCGCGGACTGGCTGCACCAGGTGCTCCGCAGCAACAGCAGCTTCGGGCCCGACGTCACCCGGCAGCAGACGGTGCAGCTCCTGCGGAAATTCCTCAAAAACCACGTCATCGAGGACATCAAGGGCCGCTGGGGCGCCGAGAACCTGGAGGACAACGGGGCCCTGTACAG ATTCCCTCCAACCTCTCCAGTCAAACCTCTACCAAGCCCACCAAGGGAGAACTTGGAAAACTTCTCTGGAGACAAAGGAAAACTTTTTAAACTGCCCAGCTCATCCAAAAGGGGTTTGAAGAAACAGGAGTTGCTGCAGTCTGTG GAAAACTTAGCAAGACCAAAAGCTGATGtagcagaagaaaagaaggaaggcACACAGCAAAGGAGGGAAATAACACAGGAATATGTGCAAGAAACATGGAGAAATATCATCCAGATACA TCTGCAGAGCATTTTGGGACTGCCCTCGCTGGAGGAGGTTCTGCAGCCAGCCCAGATCGTCCCTGAGTTTGTCATGTACAACATGAGCAACACCAGCAAACACGGCGTGGTCGTCCTGCAGGACAAAGCAG AAGACCTCCCTCACTGGGTGCTGTCAGCCATGAAGTGCTTGGCCTACT GGCCCAGGAACAAGGACATGAGCCAGGACACCTACAGTGGCTTTGAGCGGGATGTGTTCAGAACAGTTGCTGATTATTTTCTCAGTCTTCCTGAGCCATTGCTTACTTTTGAATACTATGAGCTCTTTGTTAATATCTTAG acctgctgcagcctcacctggaGAGGGTTGCAGTGGAGGCCCTGCAGatctgctgcctgctgctgcccccgcCGAGGCgcaggaagctgcagctgctgctcaggatgATGCACAGGATCAGCGGCAACGTCGACATGCCACGGCTGCACGATGCCATGGGCACCAGGTCCCTG CTGATCCAGACGTTCTCGCGCTGTGTCCTGCGCTGTGCCCAGGAGGAGGACCTGGATGAGCTGCTCTCCACACGCCTGCTGGCCTTCCTGATGGACCACCAGCAGGAGATCCTGCAGGTGCCAGCTTacctgcaggctgctgtgcaggatCACCTCGAGTACGCCAGGAAGGCTCAG tgcaaacaggaaaaagaagaaatttgtgCCATCTTGCCAACGTATTCCTACTGCAAACAAATCACTCCTCAGGAGTTTGAAGAACAAAAGGTCTCCACCTCCCAGGCTGCAGTGGCAGAGCTCCTGGAGAACATCATCAAGGATAAAAACCTCTCtgtgaaggagaaaaagaaaaagttgaaACAG ttcCAGAAGGAATATCCCCACATCTACGGGAGCAGGTTCCCGAGGACGGAGTCGGAAGCGCAGCTCCTGGAGAACAAACCCACCCTCAagcagcccatgctgagccTCAGGAAACCCAAATTCCGCAGCCTCAGGTACTGA
- the RPE65 gene encoding retinoid isomerohydrolase: protein MYSQVEHPAGGYKKLFETVEELSSPVTAHVTGRIPTWLRGSLLRCGPGLFEVGSEPFYHLFDGQALLHKFDFKEGHVTYHRRFVRTDAYVRAMTEKRIVITEFGTYAYPDPCKNIFSRFFSYFKGVEVTDNALVNVYPVGEDYYACTETNFITRINPDTLETIKQVDLCKYVSVNGATAHPHIENDGTVYNIGNCFGKNFALAYNIIRIPPLQADKEDPMNKSEVVVQFPCSDRFKPSYVHSFGLTPNYIVFVETPVKINLLKFLSSWSLWGANYMDCFESNETMGVWLHVAEKKKGRLLNLKYRTSAFNLFHHINTYEDNGFLIVDLCTWKGFEFVYNYLYLANLRANWDEVKRQAEKAPQPEARRYVLPLSIDKADTGKNLVTLPYTTATATLRSDETIWLEPEVIFSGPRHAFEFPQINYRKYGGKPYTYTYGLGLNHFVPDRLCKLNVKTKETWVWQEPDAYPSEPIFVSHPDALEEDDGVVLSIVISPGAGPKPAFLLILNAKDMSEVARAEVEVNIPVTFHGLFKRA, encoded by the exons ATGTACAGCCA GGTGGAGCATCCTGCTGGAGGCTACAAGAAGCTCTTTGAGACAGTGGAGGAGCTGTCCTCTCCAGTGACTGCCCACGTCACAG GCAGGATTCCCACCTGGCTGCGAGGAAGCCTCCTGAGATGTGGTCCTGGCTTGTTTGAGGTGGGCTCAGAGCCCTTCTACCACCTCTTTGAtggccaggcactgctgcacaaGTTCGACTTCAAGGAGGGGCACGTCACCTACCACCGAAG GTTTGTCCGGACCGACGCCTACGTGCGGGCCATGACGGAGAAGAGGATCGTGATAACGGAGTTTGGCACCTACGCCTACCCAGACCCCTGCAAGAACATCTTCTCCAG GTTTTTCTCCTACTTCAAAGGTGTGGAGGTGACGGATAACGCCCTGGTGAATGTCTACCCTGTGGGGGAGGATTACTATGCCTGCACTGAGACCAACTTCATCACCAGGATTAACCCAGACACCCTGGAGACCATCAAGCAG GTGGATCTCTGTAAATATGTGTCTGTCAATGGGGCAACAGCTCATCCCCACATTGAGAATGATGGCACTGTTTACAACATTGGCAATTGCTTTGGGAAAAACTTTGCCCTGGCCTACAACATCATCCGGAttcctcctctgcaggcag ACAAGGAAGACCCCATGAACAAGTCGGAGGTGGTGGTGCAGTTCCCCTGCAGTGACAGGTTCAAGCCCTCCTATGTCCACAG CTTTGGGCTGACCCCAAACTACATTGTGTTTGTGGAGACACCAGTGAAAATCAACCTGCTCAAGTTCCTCTCCTCCTGGAGCCTCTGGGGAGCCAACTACATGGACTGCTTCGAGTCCAACGAGACCATGGGG gtgTGGCTTCACGTGgcagagaagaagaaaggcagGCTCCTCAACCTCAAGTACCGCACCTCGGCCTTCAACCTCTTCCACCACATCAACACCTACGAGGACAACGGGTTCCTGATCGTGGACCTGTGCACCTGGAAGGG GTTTGAGTTTGTCTACAACTACCTGTACCTGGCCAACCTCCGGGCCAACTGGGACGAGGTGAAGCGGCAGGCGGAGAAGGCGCCGCAGCCCGAGGCCCGCAGATACGTCCTGCCCCTGAGCATCGACAAG GCTGACACAGGGAAGAACCTGGTCACCCTGCCCTACACGACGGCCACAGCAACGCTGCGCAGTGACGAGACCATCTGGCTGGAGCCAGAGGTGATTTTCTCAGGGCCCCGGCACG CCTTTGAGTTCCCCCAGATCAACTACAGGAAGTACGGAGGGAAGCCGTACACGTACACCTACGGGCTGGGGCTCAACCACTTTGTCCCAGACAGG CTGTGCAAGCTGAACGTGAAAACCAAGGAGACCTGGGTGTGGCAGGAGCCGGATGCGTACCCGTCAGAGCCAATCTTCGTTTCCCACCCGGATGCGCTGGAGGAAGATGATG GGGTGGTGCTGAGCATCGTCATCAGCCCGGGGGCGGGGCCCAAGCCCgccttcctcctcatcctcaacGCCAAAGACATGAGCGAGGTGGCCAGGGCAGAGGTGGAGGTGAACATTCCTGTGACATTCCATGGGCTCTTCAAGAGAGCGTGA